DNA from Desulfitobacterium chlororespirans DSM 11544:
TCTTCCAGGCCGGATCTTAAGTCAGAAGTCAATTATGTTTACGGTCAGGAGGATTTGCCAACCTTCGATAATTTCGGGGCCACCTTAATCGGTTTTATTATTTTCTTCTTTGTTTTTTTGGTATCGGGAATTTCCTTCTTGCAGGAGCGCACTTCGGGAACTTTGGAAAAACTCCTGTCCACCCCGGTCCGGCGCTGGGAGATCGTAGTGGGTTATGTTCTGGGCTTTGGCCTCTTTACAGTTCTGCAATCCTTCCTGATCTCCTGGTACTGTGTCTATGTGCTCAAGGTCATGATGATCGGTTCCTTTGCTTTGATCCTGCTCATTACCCTACTCACCGCCATGATCGCCCTGACTTTGGGGATTCTGGCTTCCACTCTGGCTAATAATGAGTTTCAGATGATTCAATTTATCCCCTTGATCATCGTCCCTCAGATTTTCTTCTCCGGTTTGTTTGATCTGCCCGCCGGGATGGAGGTCGTCGGCTACGCTATGCCCCTCTATTATATAGCCCATGCTCTGACCGAAGTGATGATCAAAGGCGGCGGCTTTGCCGTCA
Protein-coding regions in this window:
- a CDS encoding ABC transporter permease; its protein translation is MRVRALTFRILNQLRHDRRTLALMLVAPIFLLTLVYFILGDTVPLVKVAVINAPAGFEDKLEEHNVRGLRYSESEARRALEQGEIIASIDISGGKSAIDVDGSNPTKAKAALAALEQAKNSALSSRPDLKSEVNYVYGQEDLPTFDNFGATLIGFIIFFFVFLVSGISFLQERTSGTLEKLLSTPVRRWEIVVGYVLGFGLFTVLQSFLISWYCVYVLKVMMIGSFALILLITLLTAMIALTLGILASTLANNEFQMIQFIPLIIVPQIFFSGLFDLPAGMEVVGYAMPLYYIAHALTEVMIKGGGFAVIAWDLGIILACSVLFMMVNTLLLKKYRRI